In Lascolabacillus massiliensis, a single genomic region encodes these proteins:
- a CDS encoding dihydrolipoamide acetyltransferase family protein — protein MATIVIMPKQGQSVESCIITEINKNTGDEVKAGDILFTYETDKASFEEVSPADGVVLKLFFNEGDEVPVLENMMVIGEAGEDISELVKKNEVVNPLSEDVNQIAESSTGNIIPVNQNKETEAEYLSLNISPRARNLISREAVELKNITGSGPNGRIIEKDVLEYLSNRPKMTPLAKRLAADEGKQPVPDGTGLAGANRAADLVSSEHIDTANDFYDRKISNMRKIIAKAMHKSLQNSAQLTHHLSADARRILELRKQVKEAYDSSTLKANITLNDMVCFAVIKALKKFPEVNTHFLDDIKRYFNKVHLGLAVDTDRGLMVPVVRNADDLSITDLSNRFKEVAVACRNGNVNPDILSSEAGTFTVSNLGNYGVEMFTPVINLPQSAILGVNTIIPRPKDLGDGVYAFVPHIGLSLTYDHRSLDGGEATRFLKQIAIEIENLELIY, from the coding sequence ATGGCAACTATTGTAATAATGCCCAAACAGGGCCAGTCGGTTGAGAGCTGCATAATTACAGAGATAAATAAAAACACAGGTGACGAAGTAAAAGCAGGTGATATTCTTTTTACCTATGAAACTGATAAAGCATCTTTTGAAGAGGTGTCACCAGCTGATGGTGTTGTATTGAAGCTATTCTTTAATGAAGGTGATGAAGTGCCTGTCCTGGAGAATATGATGGTTATTGGGGAAGCTGGAGAAGATATATCAGAACTCGTTAAGAAAAATGAAGTTGTGAATCCTCTATCAGAAGATGTTAATCAAATAGCTGAATCTAGTACAGGAAACATTATTCCTGTTAACCAAAATAAGGAAACTGAGGCTGAGTACTTATCTTTAAATATCTCACCACGTGCAAGAAATCTGATTTCCAGAGAAGCAGTTGAACTAAAAAATATTACAGGAAGTGGTCCCAACGGTAGAATAATTGAAAAGGATGTATTAGAATACTTATCAAATCGTCCTAAGATGACTCCATTGGCAAAACGATTAGCTGCTGATGAAGGCAAGCAGCCAGTACCAGATGGCACAGGTCTGGCCGGTGCTAACAGAGCAGCTGATTTAGTTAGTTCGGAACATATAGATACTGCTAATGATTTCTATGACCGCAAGATATCAAATATGCGCAAAATTATTGCCAAAGCAATGCATAAATCACTGCAAAACTCTGCACAACTAACTCATCACCTGAGTGCAGATGCCCGTCGTATACTCGAATTGCGCAAACAGGTTAAAGAGGCCTATGACAGCAGTACCTTAAAAGCAAATATTACTCTGAACGATATGGTCTGCTTTGCTGTTATTAAAGCATTGAAGAAGTTTCCGGAGGTAAATACTCATTTCCTGGATGATATCAAACGTTATTTTAATAAGGTTCATTTAGGATTAGCAGTTGACACAGACAGAGGATTAATGGTGCCTGTAGTGCGAAATGCAGATGATCTGTCAATTACTGACCTGTCAAACCGTTTTAAAGAAGTTGCAGTTGCATGCAGAAATGGTAATGTTAATCCTGATATATTATCATCTGAAGCAGGAACATTTACAGTGTCAAACCTTGGAAATTACGGGGTTGAGATGTTTACACCTGTAATTAATCTTCCTCAATCAGCAATACTGGGTGTTAATACTATAATTCCCAGACCTAAAGATCTGGGTGACGGAGTTTATGCATTTGTACCTCACATTGGATTGAGTCTGACATATGATCACCGTTCACTTGATGGGGGCGAGGCAACCCGTTTTTTAAAGCAGATTGCAATTGAGATAGAGAATTTAGAACTGATATATTAA
- the lpdA gene encoding dihydrolipoyl dehydrogenase, whose translation MIDLLIIGGGPAGYVAAERAGHAGLKVVLFEKSAMGGVCLNEGCIPTKTLLYSAKTYENALHGDSYGVFGDNIRFDYGKMLSRKKKVVRKLVLGVEGSMKKNNVEVVKGEATIKGRSSEGIEVTCNDVNYIGKNLLICTGSESSVPPIPGLKEAGDIIVTNREILEMTERPESLVVIGGGVIGMEFASFFNSLGTKVTVIEMLPEIIGGMDPEISAMLRQIYTKKGIEFNINSKVVKVEGNKVVYEKDGASHEVVGDKILLSVGRRPVTKGFGLENLNIELEYNGIKVDNKMRTNVPGVFAAGDVTGFSLLAHTASREGEVVVNNLIGKTDIMRYNAIPGVVYTNPEVAGVGETEESAKAKNIAYKVAKLPMLFSGRFVAENEGLNGMCKVLIGEKYGEVIGVHMLGNPSSEIIYGACMAIEQEMTLNEMKEVVFPHPTVSEIFKEVIFSF comes from the coding sequence ATGATAGATTTACTTATAATTGGAGGGGGACCTGCGGGATATGTAGCTGCAGAAAGAGCAGGTCATGCCGGACTGAAGGTTGTACTTTTTGAAAAATCAGCAATGGGTGGTGTTTGTCTCAACGAAGGTTGTATACCTACAAAAACACTTCTTTATAGTGCTAAGACATATGAAAATGCTCTGCATGGTGATAGTTACGGTGTCTTTGGAGATAATATTCGTTTCGATTATGGAAAAATGTTGTCTCGTAAGAAAAAGGTTGTTCGTAAACTCGTACTAGGTGTAGAGGGCAGCATGAAAAAAAACAATGTGGAGGTTGTTAAAGGTGAAGCAACAATAAAAGGTCGCTCTTCAGAAGGTATAGAAGTTACCTGCAATGATGTGAATTATATAGGTAAAAATCTTCTAATATGCACAGGTTCAGAATCATCTGTTCCACCAATACCTGGATTAAAGGAGGCAGGTGATATAATTGTTACCAATAGAGAAATTCTTGAAATGACGGAGAGACCAGAATCGCTGGTAGTAATTGGAGGTGGAGTTATTGGAATGGAGTTTGCCAGCTTCTTTAATAGCCTGGGAACCAAGGTTACCGTAATTGAAATGCTCCCTGAAATAATTGGCGGCATGGATCCTGAGATTTCAGCAATGTTACGTCAGATATATACAAAGAAAGGTATCGAGTTTAACATTAATTCAAAAGTAGTAAAGGTAGAGGGTAATAAAGTTGTATATGAAAAAGATGGTGCGTCGCATGAAGTAGTGGGTGATAAAATTCTGCTAAGTGTGGGCAGACGACCTGTAACAAAGGGGTTTGGACTGGAAAATCTGAACATCGAATTAGAATATAACGGTATAAAAGTTGACAATAAAATGCGCACTAACGTACCCGGTGTGTTTGCAGCGGGCGATGTGACTGGCTTCTCACTTCTTGCTCATACAGCAAGCAGAGAGGGTGAAGTAGTTGTTAATAATCTTATCGGGAAAACAGATATTATGCGATATAATGCGATTCCGGGTGTAGTTTATACAAACCCTGAAGTTGCAGGAGTTGGCGAGACTGAAGAGTCTGCAAAAGCAAAAAATATTGCATATAAAGTAGCTAAATTACCAATGCTATTCTCTGGTAGGTTTGTCGCTGAAAATGAAGGATTAAACGGTATGTGTAAAGTGCTTATTGGTGAAAAGTATGGTGAAGTGATTGGAGTACATATGCTAGGGAACCCATCTAGTGAAATAATATATGGTGCATGTATGGCAATTGAACAGGAAATGACTCTTAATGAGATGAAAGAGGTTGTTTTCCCACATCCTACTGTAAGCGAAATATTTAAAGAGGTTATTTTCAGCTTCTGA
- a CDS encoding alpha-ketoacid dehydrogenase subunit alpha/beta, with product MPKVQTIDPNKVRRPGFVEFRPIPVNQYQKSVSDERGNFTNDEFHAIYHDMVLIREFETMLNLIKTKGEYNGTPYNHPGPAHLSIGQESAAVGMAWTLSVDDFIFGSHRSHGEILAKGMSAIHKLDDIQLTKIMENFFEGAIYEIVKDGFEGTVKELARRFLVYGTLAEIFARKTGFNRGLGGSMHAFFTPFGVYPNNAIVGGSGDIAVGAALYKKVNRKHGIVVANIGDAAMACGPVWEGITFAAMDQFRELWEGDMQGGLPVIINIMNNQYGMGGQTCGETMGYDIAARIGAGVNPDQMHAERVDGYNPLAVIDAYKRKRKVLEDKKGPVLLDVLTYRYSGHSPSDASSYRTKEEVEAWERQDCIKGFAQQMIEAGVSFQSDLDRINEDIRTLVNEMFLLSIDDKISPRMENPDIIGDMMFSNGSVDSFSENEPEVLLPLEENPRVKRIAGKERFAFDADGKPFSKMKQYQLRDGIFEAIIDRFYKDGSLIAYGEECRDWGGAFAVYNGLTESLPYHRLFNSPISEASIVGTAIGYAMCGGRVIPEIMYCDFIGRAGDEIFNQLPKWQAMSGNVLKMPVVVRVSVGSKYGAQHSQDLTSLVAHIPGIKVCFPATPYDAKGLMNAALQGTDPVIFFESQRIYDIGEQFHKNGVPKEYYEIQLGEPDIKRSGDDITFLTVGYTLYQALKAADVLKEKYGMSAEVIDARSLVPFNYEKVIESVKKTGKIIIAGDATSRGSFLNDFATNISQLAFDYLDAPVSVLGSRNWITPAHELEEAFFPQPSWFLDMIHERIQPLKGYIPGQNFTDGELIKRSKKGI from the coding sequence ATGCCTAAAGTACAAACTATAGATCCGAATAAAGTTCGGAGACCGGGTTTTGTGGAGTTCAGACCTATACCTGTTAACCAATATCAGAAAAGTGTATCTGACGAGAGGGGTAATTTCACTAATGATGAATTTCATGCCATATACCATGATATGGTTCTCATACGTGAATTTGAAACAATGCTTAATCTTATTAAAACAAAGGGTGAATATAATGGAACACCTTATAATCACCCGGGACCCGCTCACTTGTCCATCGGTCAGGAATCTGCCGCAGTAGGTATGGCATGGACACTATCAGTTGATGATTTTATATTTGGTAGTCACCGTTCCCATGGTGAAATTCTTGCAAAGGGTATGTCAGCAATTCATAAGCTGGATGATATACAGCTTACTAAAATAATGGAAAACTTCTTTGAAGGGGCTATCTATGAGATAGTGAAGGATGGTTTTGAGGGAACGGTTAAAGAGCTTGCAAGAAGATTTCTGGTCTATGGAACTTTAGCAGAAATATTTGCAAGAAAAACAGGGTTTAACAGAGGATTAGGAGGTTCTATGCACGCCTTCTTTACACCTTTTGGCGTATACCCAAACAATGCAATTGTAGGCGGCTCAGGTGATATAGCCGTGGGTGCTGCTCTTTATAAAAAGGTAAACCGAAAACATGGAATTGTTGTGGCTAATATTGGGGACGCTGCAATGGCCTGCGGACCCGTTTGGGAAGGAATCACCTTTGCTGCAATGGATCAGTTCAGAGAGTTATGGGAAGGTGATATGCAGGGAGGGTTGCCTGTAATAATTAATATCATGAACAATCAGTATGGAATGGGAGGACAAACCTGTGGTGAGACTATGGGTTATGATATTGCTGCTCGTATTGGTGCAGGAGTGAATCCGGATCAGATGCATGCTGAGCGTGTTGATGGGTATAACCCGCTTGCTGTGATAGATGCTTATAAACGTAAACGTAAGGTACTTGAAGATAAAAAGGGACCTGTATTGCTTGACGTACTAACTTATAGGTATAGTGGACATTCACCTTCTGATGCATCTTCTTATCGCACAAAAGAGGAGGTTGAAGCGTGGGAACGACAAGATTGTATAAAGGGGTTCGCACAACAGATGATTGAAGCCGGGGTGTCTTTTCAATCTGACCTGGATAGAATAAATGAAGATATAAGAACTCTGGTAAATGAGATGTTCCTATTATCAATAGATGATAAGATATCGCCAAGAATGGAGAATCCTGATATAATTGGTGATATGATGTTTTCTAATGGTTCAGTTGACTCGTTTTCAGAGAATGAACCGGAGGTACTCTTACCATTAGAAGAGAACCCGAGAGTGAAAAGAATTGCTGGTAAAGAGCGGTTTGCTTTTGATGCAGATGGGAAACCTTTCAGTAAAATGAAGCAATACCAGCTTAGAGATGGCATCTTTGAAGCGATAATAGATCGTTTTTATAAAGATGGATCTTTGATAGCTTATGGAGAGGAGTGTCGTGACTGGGGTGGGGCATTTGCTGTTTATAACGGACTTACGGAGTCGCTGCCTTATCACCGACTGTTTAACTCTCCGATTTCTGAAGCTTCAATTGTGGGTACTGCTATTGGTTATGCTATGTGCGGTGGTAGAGTTATTCCCGAAATAATGTATTGTGATTTTATTGGAAGAGCAGGAGATGAGATCTTTAATCAGCTTCCTAAATGGCAGGCAATGAGTGGTAATGTGCTTAAGATGCCTGTGGTTGTCAGAGTTTCTGTGGGTTCAAAGTACGGAGCACAGCATTCTCAGGATTTGACGTCGTTAGTTGCTCATATACCAGGTATTAAGGTGTGTTTCCCTGCAACACCTTATGATGCGAAAGGACTTATGAATGCTGCTTTGCAGGGTACAGATCCGGTAATATTTTTTGAAAGTCAGCGTATTTATGATATAGGTGAACAGTTTCATAAAAACGGAGTTCCGAAAGAATATTATGAAATTCAGCTTGGTGAACCTGATATAAAGAGATCAGGTGATGATATTACCTTCCTTACTGTGGGATATACACTATATCAGGCACTGAAAGCAGCAGATGTTCTTAAAGAAAAATATGGAATGAGTGCAGAGGTAATAGATGCACGCTCTTTGGTGCCATTTAATTATGAAAAGGTTATTGAGTCAGTAAAAAAAACAGGAAAGATAATCATTGCAGGTGATGCAACTTCAAGAGGTTCTTTTTTAAATGATTTTGCTACTAATATAAGTCAGCTGGCCTTTGATTATCTTGATGCACCTGTATCCGTACTAGGGTCGCGAAACTGGATCACACCGGCACATGAACTGGAAGAGGCTTTTTTTCCACAGCCAAGCTGGTTCCTGGATATGATTCATGAAAGGATTCAACCATTAAAGGGTTATATACCGGGACAGAATTTTACAGATGGGGAATTAATTAAAAGGTCTAAAAAAGGTATATAA
- a CDS encoding zinc-binding dehydrogenase produces MKTRAVRLYGKKDLRLEEFELPPLKEDEILAKVVSDSICMSSYKASSQGAEHKRIPNDVAHNPIIIGHEFAGELLEVGPKWAHKFKTGDKFSIQPALYYENGPVGLLSAPGYSYKYIGGDATYVIIPNEVMEKDCLLKYEGEGFYPASLSEPLSCVIGAMHANYHTTPGSYEHKMEIVEGGNMAILAGVGPMGLAAINYVLHREDRKPSLLVVTDVDQSRLDRASMIYTADFAASRGIKLLYINTGKVDDPIKVLRELTGGKGFDDVFVFAPVRQVVEQGDAILGFDGCLNFFAGPNDTNFSAMLNFYNVHYAYTHIVGTSGGNNNDMVEALEVMSKGLDPAGLVTHIGGLNAVADTTNNLPNIPGGKKLIYTHIDMPLTAIDDFGKLGESNDFFRELADICRRHDGLWSVEAEAFLLSKGG; encoded by the coding sequence ATGAAAACAAGAGCTGTACGTTTATACGGAAAAAAAGACCTTAGACTGGAAGAGTTTGAATTGCCTCCTCTTAAAGAGGATGAAATATTGGCTAAGGTGGTGTCTGATTCTATATGTATGTCTTCCTATAAGGCATCATCACAGGGTGCAGAGCATAAACGTATTCCGAATGATGTAGCTCATAACCCTATAATAATTGGTCATGAGTTTGCAGGAGAGTTGTTGGAAGTTGGTCCCAAATGGGCTCATAAATTTAAAACCGGAGATAAGTTTTCTATACAACCTGCTCTTTATTATGAAAATGGACCTGTAGGACTATTGAGTGCTCCAGGATATAGCTATAAGTATATTGGCGGTGATGCTACTTATGTTATAATTCCCAATGAGGTAATGGAAAAAGATTGCCTGCTTAAGTACGAAGGTGAAGGTTTTTATCCTGCGTCACTGTCTGAACCACTTTCTTGTGTAATAGGAGCTATGCATGCCAATTATCACACTACTCCGGGTAGCTATGAACATAAGATGGAAATAGTGGAAGGTGGTAATATGGCGATACTTGCAGGTGTGGGACCAATGGGTCTGGCTGCTATTAATTATGTGCTACACAGAGAGGATCGTAAACCTTCGCTGTTGGTTGTAACTGATGTGGATCAATCCAGACTTGACAGGGCTTCTATGATATATACAGCTGATTTTGCAGCTTCGCGTGGAATAAAACTGCTATATATAAACACAGGAAAAGTTGATGATCCTATTAAGGTATTGAGGGAATTAACAGGTGGTAAGGGGTTTGACGATGTGTTTGTATTTGCACCGGTTAGACAGGTAGTAGAGCAGGGGGATGCAATACTTGGTTTTGATGGTTGTTTGAACTTTTTTGCAGGACCTAATGATACGAACTTTAGCGCTATGCTTAATTTTTATAATGTTCATTATGCATATACTCATATAGTTGGTACTAGTGGCGGGAACAATAATGACATGGTTGAGGCTTTAGAGGTAATGAGTAAAGGTCTTGATCCTGCTGGTTTGGTTACCCACATTGGAGGATTAAACGCAGTTGCAGATACTACAAACAATTTGCCAAATATTCCAGGGGGAAAGAAACTTATATATACTCACATAGATATGCCACTGACTGCTATAGATGACTTTGGGAAATTGGGTGAGTCAAACGACTTTTTCAGAGAACTGGCTGACATCTGCAGAAGACATGATGGACTATGGAGTGTTGAGGCTGAAGCTTTTTTACTTTCAAAAGGGGGTTAA
- a CDS encoding class II aldolase/adducin family protein → MKQLDTKLMHPAEQIKVIIDRIYRSGMTTTSGGNISIRDKNGDIWITPSGVDKGSLTVKDIMQVKRDGTILGQHKPSSELPFHKAIYNERPEITSIIHAHPPALVAFSIAGIVPDTKIVPQANNICGDIGFAPYATPGSEDLGEKIADEFKDTRYKAVIMENHGVVLGGTDMMDAYQRFETLEFCCRTIINAKRLGQVNYLSDEQVSQYVNHLPTNVSHFMDIEYPSDERAIRTEMVEIIRRACNQGLMISTYGTVSTRWRGDDFLITPSNIARWDIVPNDIVQIKNGMAEAGKTPSRSVALHQRIYQLNPHINSIICTQPVNLMAHAVSGSKFDVRTIPESWIFLQDVPSIHFGLIYNDVDSVAKMFNKNRAVLVENDSVFITGDKLLNCFDYLEVAEFSANSLVMASSIGSLQPIGDSEIEDLKVAFNVR, encoded by the coding sequence ATGAAACAACTAGATACTAAATTAATGCATCCTGCTGAACAGATTAAGGTGATTATTGACAGAATTTACAGAAGTGGGATGACAACTACATCAGGTGGTAATATATCAATTAGAGATAAAAATGGAGATATTTGGATTACTCCTTCTGGTGTGGATAAAGGTTCACTTACAGTTAAAGATATAATGCAGGTGAAAAGGGATGGTACGATTTTAGGTCAACACAAACCTTCATCAGAATTGCCATTCCATAAAGCAATTTATAATGAAAGACCTGAAATCACATCAATAATACATGCACATCCACCTGCTCTTGTAGCATTTAGTATAGCAGGAATAGTGCCAGATACCAAGATAGTTCCGCAAGCAAATAATATTTGCGGTGATATTGGCTTTGCTCCTTATGCGACTCCAGGAAGTGAAGATCTTGGTGAGAAAATTGCAGATGAGTTCAAAGATACCCGCTATAAAGCAGTAATAATGGAGAATCATGGTGTGGTTCTGGGTGGTACAGACATGATGGACGCATATCAGCGTTTTGAAACTCTCGAATTTTGCTGTCGCACTATAATCAACGCTAAAAGATTAGGTCAGGTAAATTATCTGTCTGATGAGCAGGTTTCGCAGTATGTAAATCATCTTCCTACAAATGTATCGCATTTTATGGATATAGAATATCCTTCTGATGAGAGAGCTATTAGGACTGAAATGGTTGAAATTATACGGAGAGCTTGCAACCAAGGTTTGATGATTTCAACGTATGGTACTGTTTCAACCAGATGGAGAGGAGATGATTTTCTGATTACACCGAGTAATATCGCTCGATGGGATATTGTACCAAATGATATAGTACAGATTAAAAATGGAATGGCTGAAGCAGGTAAAACCCCAAGTCGTTCAGTTGCACTGCACCAAAGGATATACCAGCTAAATCCGCATATCAATTCTATTATATGCACTCAACCTGTTAATCTAATGGCTCATGCAGTGAGTGGTAGTAAATTTGATGTAAGAACAATTCCGGAAAGTTGGATCTTCCTTCAGGATGTTCCATCGATTCATTTTGGATTGATATACAATGATGTAGACAGTGTCGCAAAAATGTTTAATAAAAACAGAGCTGTTCTTGTAGAGAACGATAGTGTATTTATTACTGGAGACAAATTGTTGAACTGTTTTGACTATCTTGAAGTAGCTGAATTTTCTGCTAACTCTTTAGTTATGGCATCTTCAATAGGTTCTTTGCAACCAATAGGCGATTCAGAGATAGAAGATCTGAAAGTTGCTTTCAATGTGAGATAA
- a CDS encoding SDR family NAD(P)-dependent oxidoreductase produces MKEIHDLIEISQFYGSDKRFVIAGGGNTSYKNEEKIWVKASGTSLATITEEGFAILDRTKLNSMTGKEYSKDEKEREDQVKNDLAEATLTKGNRPSVETSLHNVIDFPFVVHLHPTVVNGLLCSVNVESELKRLFGNRVLYIEYTDPGYVLFKKVNDKLKEYRLLYSEEPNVIWLQNHGLFVAADSIDEIKSIYSDIFEKIESFIKDHVPNEKIEIPKKIVDFIPAIRMMLSQNGLKTLKVRNNSLIQYFAENEENQKDINKPFTPDEIVYCKSNYLFINCSETTEILTESSRLIDEFVEKYGYIPKVLLIKGVGLVAVGDNPKQCEVVLDVFEDAMKVAFISKSFGGPNPMLQEQIDFIDNWEVENYRRSIAAGNSSGRVENRIIIITGAAQGFGEGIGRCLIKEGANIVIADLNEEKGNETADDLIHLAKSNSVLFVKTDVSDIDSLENLMLQTVCKFGGVDCFISNAGVLRAGGLEDMTRENFDFVTKINYNAYFYCTKVVSKIMKLQTEFANSDYFADIIQVNSKSGLQGSKANFAYAGGKFGGIGLTQSFALELAPFKIKVNSVCPGNYYEGPLWSDPENGLFIQYLNAGKVPGAKTIEDVKSFYLSKVPMKKGCTPEDVTKGILYLMEQTGETGQALPVTGGQIMLS; encoded by the coding sequence ATGAAAGAGATTCATGATCTTATAGAAATTTCTCAGTTTTACGGTAGTGACAAACGATTTGTTATAGCCGGAGGTGGGAATACATCTTATAAAAACGAAGAAAAAATATGGGTGAAGGCAAGTGGGACTTCATTAGCTACAATTACTGAGGAGGGTTTTGCTATTCTTGACAGGACTAAACTTAACTCTATGACCGGAAAAGAGTATAGTAAAGACGAAAAAGAAAGGGAAGATCAGGTGAAAAATGATCTTGCAGAGGCAACGCTGACAAAGGGAAATAGGCCATCGGTGGAGACTTCTTTGCATAATGTAATCGATTTTCCTTTTGTAGTACATTTACATCCTACAGTAGTAAACGGACTTCTATGCTCTGTTAATGTTGAATCTGAACTTAAAAGATTATTCGGTAATAGGGTGTTGTATATTGAATATACAGATCCGGGATATGTGCTTTTTAAAAAGGTAAATGATAAGCTGAAAGAGTACAGACTATTGTATAGTGAGGAGCCAAATGTAATTTGGTTACAAAACCATGGTCTGTTTGTTGCAGCTGATTCAATAGATGAAATAAAATCAATCTACTCCGATATTTTTGAGAAAATTGAATCATTTATTAAAGATCATGTTCCAAATGAGAAAATTGAAATACCAAAAAAGATTGTAGATTTTATCCCGGCTATCAGGATGATGTTGTCGCAAAATGGTTTGAAGACTTTGAAGGTCAGGAATAATAGTCTTATTCAATATTTTGCTGAAAATGAAGAAAATCAGAAGGATATTAATAAACCATTTACACCTGATGAAATTGTTTATTGCAAATCGAACTATTTGTTCATAAACTGTAGCGAAACGACTGAAATATTGACTGAATCTTCAAGATTGATTGATGAGTTTGTCGAAAAGTATGGATATATACCAAAAGTTTTATTGATTAAAGGTGTTGGTCTGGTGGCAGTTGGAGATAACCCAAAGCAATGTGAAGTTGTTCTGGATGTTTTTGAGGATGCAATGAAAGTTGCTTTTATTTCTAAGTCTTTTGGCGGACCAAATCCAATGTTACAGGAACAGATTGATTTTATTGATAATTGGGAGGTTGAGAATTATCGCAGAAGTATAGCAGCTGGTAACTCTTCTGGTAGGGTTGAAAATAGAATAATTATTATAACCGGTGCAGCACAGGGTTTTGGCGAAGGAATTGGTCGATGTTTAATAAAAGAAGGTGCTAATATTGTAATAGCTGACCTAAACGAGGAAAAAGGAAATGAAACGGCAGATGATCTGATACATCTTGCTAAAAGTAATAGCGTTCTATTCGTTAAAACAGACGTTAGTGATATTGACAGTCTGGAAAATCTTATGTTACAAACTGTCTGCAAATTTGGTGGTGTAGACTGCTTTATCAGTAATGCAGGGGTATTAAGGGCAGGAGGATTGGAGGATATGACAAGGGAGAACTTTGATTTTGTTACGAAGATTAATTATAATGCCTATTTCTATTGTACCAAGGTTGTGAGTAAAATTATGAAACTTCAGACTGAATTTGCTAACAGTGACTATTTTGCTGATATTATACAGGTGAATTCTAAATCTGGATTGCAGGGAAGTAAAGCAAATTTTGCATACGCAGGTGGTAAATTTGGTGGAATTGGACTTACGCAGTCATTTGCTTTAGAACTGGCACCTTTTAAAATTAAAGTGAATTCTGTTTGTCCCGGCAATTACTATGAAGGACCTTTATGGAGTGATCCGGAAAATGGCCTTTTCATTCAGTACCTGAATGCTGGTAAGGTGCCCGGGGCTAAAACTATTGAAGATGTAAAGTCGTTTTATCTCTCAAAAGTTCCTATGAAAAAAGGATGTACACCTGAAGATGTAACAAAGGGAATTTTGTATCTGATGGAGCAGACTGGTGAAACTGGTCAGGCGTTGCCTGTCACAGGTGGACAGATTATGTTGAGTTGA
- a CDS encoding PHP domain-containing protein yields the protein MINVNAHLHTPYSFSAFRDIDDALDRAVAENVKVVGINDFYTAKGFEKWKEGCYKRKLYPLFGIEFISLNQEDQNAGVRVNDPANPGRTYLSGKGMSFPFRIAEPFASELKAVEIESNKQVEEMLHRLNDYLNNLSVGIELDLEWIKVNLTLGSLRERHIARALRQKVYENCDNDEGKILLLFRKIFNGRELSASLSDIAGVENEIRSRLLKAGGAAYVPEEPSVFLPFQSVCDIILAGGGIPTYPFLADNVNGEYTDFERDMEGAAVQLRERGIHSVEFITTRNDINLLEKYTCYFYDQGFIVTFGTEHNSPVMEPLMLFARDGVPLTDRLKKINFEGACVIAAHQHIVAQGLEGYIDEEGEADYSKRDEFIKLGEELIKSIVQDERDS from the coding sequence ATGATTAATGTCAACGCCCATCTACACACTCCGTACTCTTTTAGTGCATTCAGAGATATTGATGATGCTCTTGACAGAGCAGTAGCTGAGAATGTTAAGGTTGTAGGTATTAATGACTTCTATACAGCAAAGGGTTTTGAAAAGTGGAAAGAAGGTTGTTATAAAAGAAAGCTCTATCCATTGTTTGGTATCGAGTTTATAAGTCTTAATCAGGAGGACCAGAATGCTGGTGTTAGGGTTAATGACCCGGCTAACCCCGGGAGAACATATCTGAGTGGTAAGGGCATGAGCTTTCCTTTCAGAATAGCCGAGCCTTTTGCCTCAGAATTGAAAGCAGTAGAGATTGAATCCAACAAACAGGTTGAGGAGATGCTTCACAGACTAAATGATTATCTTAATAATTTGAGTGTTGGTATAGAACTCGACCTCGAGTGGATTAAAGTGAATCTTACTCTGGGGTCTCTTCGTGAAAGACATATTGCAAGAGCGTTGAGGCAAAAAGTTTATGAGAATTGTGATAATGATGAAGGGAAAATATTACTGCTTTTCAGGAAAATATTTAATGGAAGGGAGCTTAGTGCCTCATTGAGTGATATTGCAGGTGTAGAAAATGAAATCAGATCAAGGCTCTTAAAAGCTGGTGGAGCTGCATATGTTCCGGAGGAGCCTTCTGTTTTTTTGCCTTTTCAGAGTGTTTGTGACATTATTCTTGCTGGAGGTGGAATACCAACTTATCCTTTTCTGGCAGATAATGTAAATGGTGAGTATACTGACTTTGAAAGGGATATGGAAGGTGCAGCGGTGCAGCTTAGAGAAAGAGGTATTCATTCAGTTGAGTTTATTACTACACGTAATGATATTAATCTTCTTGAAAAATATACGTGTTATTTTTATGACCAAGGCTTCATTGTAACATTTGGAACAGAGCATAATTCACCTGTCATGGAGCCTCTTATGCTTTTTGCAAGAGATGGTGTACCTCTGACTGACCGTCTGAAGAAAATTAATTTCGAGGGCGCCTGTGTTATAGCTGCACATCAGCATATTGTTGCGCAGGGTCTGGAGGGATATATTGATGAAGAGGGTGAAGCTGATTACAGTAAACGTGATGAGTTCATAAAGCTGGGGGAAGAATTAATAAAAAGTATTGTTCAAGATGAAAGAGATTCATGA